The Xanthobacter flavus genome includes a window with the following:
- a CDS encoding ABC transporter substrate-binding protein encodes MRLGGVLAAAMLLPVAAMAQEPLRIGVPTALTGTYADLGSQVKRAIAFAAAEANAAGGVDGHKVEVEYLDTEAKPDLARRQAEKLALQGNKVLIGAIASGEALAIAPLLARWDALYIATTNKSDKITGEACVPRLFRVNRPDSSDAATMAPWLKGRGEETWAVMAADIAWGRDVAASFGKAAAAQGKKVVLENFSALGTNDFATYIQKIKDSGAKGVWVALAGRDAVNFAMQAKQAGLLDSATVAGVSFVTDNTVASIGDAAKGIAGIINYSSTLDNPANTAFVAAWEKVYPGTAPTNFEGETYIAMQVLFQAVKAAGSVKAADIAKALPGRTYATILGDQQMRREDNQLVGPNFFGVVEVFEGKLRPVVKMSVPADTATVAASPACKIAG; translated from the coding sequence ATGCGTTTGGGCGGCGTGCTCGCCGCCGCCATGTTGCTGCCGGTGGCGGCGATGGCGCAGGAGCCGCTGCGGATCGGCGTGCCGACCGCGCTGACCGGCACCTATGCCGACCTCGGCAGCCAGGTGAAGCGCGCCATTGCCTTCGCCGCCGCCGAGGCCAATGCGGCGGGCGGCGTCGACGGCCACAAGGTGGAGGTGGAATATCTCGACACCGAGGCCAAGCCCGATCTCGCCCGGCGCCAGGCGGAAAAGCTGGCGCTCCAGGGCAACAAGGTGCTCATCGGCGCCATCGCCTCCGGCGAGGCCCTCGCCATCGCGCCCCTGCTGGCGCGCTGGGACGCGCTCTACATCGCGACCACCAACAAGAGCGACAAGATCACGGGCGAGGCCTGCGTGCCGCGCCTGTTTCGCGTCAACCGTCCCGACAGCTCCGACGCTGCCACCATGGCGCCGTGGCTGAAGGGGCGGGGTGAGGAGACCTGGGCGGTGATGGCCGCCGACATCGCCTGGGGCCGGGATGTGGCCGCGAGCTTCGGCAAGGCCGCGGCGGCGCAGGGCAAGAAGGTGGTGCTGGAGAATTTCTCTGCCCTCGGCACCAATGATTTCGCGACCTACATCCAGAAGATCAAGGATTCCGGCGCCAAGGGCGTGTGGGTGGCTCTGGCCGGCCGCGATGCGGTGAACTTCGCCATGCAGGCCAAGCAGGCTGGCCTGCTCGACAGCGCCACCGTGGCCGGGGTGAGCTTCGTGACCGACAACACCGTCGCCTCCATCGGCGACGCAGCGAAGGGCATCGCCGGCATCATCAACTACTCGTCCACCCTCGACAATCCGGCCAACACCGCCTTCGTGGCGGCGTGGGAGAAGGTGTATCCCGGCACCGCGCCGACCAATTTCGAGGGCGAAACCTACATCGCCATGCAGGTGCTGTTCCAGGCGGTGAAGGCTGCCGGCAGCGTGAAGGCGGCGGACATCGCCAAGGCCCTGCCGGGCCGCACCTACGCGACCATTCTGGGCGATCAGCAGATGCGCCGCGAGGACAACCAGTTGGTCGGGCCGAACTTCTTCGGCGTCGTGGAGGTGTTCGAGGGCAAGCTGCGCCCGGTGGTGAAGATGTCGGTCCCGGCCGATACGGCCACGGTCGCGGCGAGCCCGGCCTGCAAGATCGCGGGTTGA
- a CDS encoding branched-chain amino acid ABC transporter permease, whose product MTTPTTLATAAPVRGARVPGGLVAAIVVAAGCLLPFAGASPLLLSLLVQAVIGAILATGVGFLVRQNGMVSFGHALFFGLGGYVLGVPMAHGLLPPEVAVLLALVVPALLAFLLGLVITRIPGVAFSMLSLACAQTFYEVVLKVRTLANGDDGMSITFPVRIFGLDVALLQEPRSMFLICWGLLAAVLLGLWLFTRSPYGLLTLAIRSNEERARFIGYETVVPRAAVYALSAGVAGLAGVLATFYNAFISPDMMHWTLSGSALVMAVIGGTRAVWGPALGAVVFFFFKEIVGDATEHWPAVIGVTLIVVTLFAPVGLSGLLARLFSGRAA is encoded by the coding sequence ATGACGACCCCCACCACCCTCGCAACCGCCGCCCCCGTGCGCGGTGCGCGCGTACCGGGCGGCCTCGTCGCCGCCATCGTGGTGGCTGCCGGGTGCCTGCTGCCCTTCGCCGGCGCGTCGCCGCTTCTCCTGTCGCTGCTGGTCCAGGCCGTCATCGGCGCCATCCTGGCGACCGGCGTCGGCTTCCTGGTGCGGCAGAACGGCATGGTCAGCTTCGGCCATGCCCTGTTCTTCGGCCTCGGCGGCTATGTGCTCGGCGTGCCGATGGCGCACGGGCTGCTGCCGCCGGAGGTGGCGGTGCTGCTGGCACTGGTCGTGCCGGCGCTGCTCGCCTTCCTGCTCGGCCTCGTCATCACGCGCATTCCCGGCGTCGCCTTCTCCATGCTCAGCCTCGCCTGCGCGCAGACCTTCTACGAGGTCGTGCTGAAGGTGCGGACGCTGGCCAACGGCGACGACGGCATGTCCATCACCTTCCCGGTGCGGATCTTCGGGCTCGACGTGGCCCTGCTGCAGGAGCCGCGCTCCATGTTCCTGATCTGCTGGGGGCTGCTCGCGGCGGTTCTTCTCGGCCTGTGGCTGTTCACCCGCTCGCCCTATGGCCTGCTGACGCTGGCCATCCGCTCCAATGAGGAGCGCGCGCGCTTCATCGGCTACGAGACCGTGGTGCCGCGCGCCGCCGTCTATGCGCTGTCGGCGGGCGTGGCGGGCCTCGCGGGGGTGCTGGCGACTTTCTACAACGCCTTCATCTCCCCCGACATGATGCACTGGACCCTCTCCGGCTCGGCCCTTGTGATGGCCGTCATCGGCGGCACCCGGGCCGTGTGGGGGCCGGCGCTCGGCGCGGTGGTGTTCTTCTTCTTCAAGGAAATCGTGGGCGACGCCACCGAGCATTGGCCGGCGGTGATCGGCGTCACCCTCATCGTGGTCACCCTGTTCGCGCCGGTCGGCCTCAGCGGGCTGCTCGCGCGGCTTTTCTCCGGGAGGGCGGCATGA
- a CDS encoding LysR family transcriptional regulator, with the protein MRHLRFLRYMDEVARTGSIRGAADRLNVTPSALNRRIMDLEEELGLKLLERRPRGVRLTSAGEVFLTYVREQLNDADRMRSQLEDLRGLRRGTVRIACSQALAHDFLPRQIGAFRKRYPLMTFEVMVVDHERAMGLLVDYVVDLILVFRPPFLGRLRPIMTLPQRLVALMVEDHPLARKAKLRLADCTGYPLALPEFSTGGRQMIEERLSRAGLKLSVAAETNSFELLRGLVAHTGMISFQIEIGAQPEAMPPGIVVRPVDERDLPSADLVLGQLRDRNLPLASAQFAEHLAGALRGRMEVPAE; encoded by the coding sequence ATGCGGCACCTCAGATTCCTGCGCTACATGGACGAAGTTGCGCGCACCGGCTCCATTCGCGGCGCCGCCGACCGGCTCAATGTGACGCCCTCCGCCCTCAACCGTCGCATCATGGATCTGGAGGAGGAACTGGGGCTGAAGCTGCTGGAGCGGCGCCCCCGTGGCGTGCGGCTCACCTCGGCCGGCGAGGTCTTCCTCACCTATGTGCGCGAGCAGTTGAACGACGCTGACCGGATGCGCTCGCAGCTCGAGGATCTGCGCGGCCTGCGCCGGGGCACCGTGCGCATCGCCTGCAGCCAGGCGCTGGCGCATGATTTCCTGCCCCGGCAGATCGGCGCCTTCCGCAAGCGCTATCCGCTGATGACGTTCGAGGTGATGGTTGTGGACCACGAGCGGGCGATGGGCCTGCTGGTGGACTATGTGGTGGACCTCATCCTCGTCTTCCGCCCGCCGTTCCTGGGGCGCCTGCGGCCGATCATGACCCTGCCGCAGCGGCTGGTGGCGCTGATGGTCGAGGACCATCCCCTCGCCCGCAAGGCGAAGCTGCGTCTCGCCGACTGCACGGGCTATCCGCTGGCCCTGCCGGAATTCTCCACCGGCGGCCGGCAGATGATCGAGGAGCGGCTGTCCCGCGCGGGGCTGAAGCTGTCGGTGGCGGCAGAGACCAATTCGTTCGAGCTGCTGCGCGGGCTGGTCGCCCACACGGGCATGATCTCGTTCCAGATCGAGATCGGCGCGCAGCCCGAGGCCATGCCGCCCGGCATCGTCGTGCGTCCGGTGGACGAGCGCGACCTGCCGAGCGCCGATCTGGTGCTCGGCCAGCTGCGCGACCGCAACCTCCCGCTGGCGAGCGCCCAGTTCGCCGAGCATCTGGCCGGCGCGTTGCGCGGGCGCATGGAGGTGCCGGCAGAGTAG
- a CDS encoding SDR family NAD(P)-dependent oxidoreductase, translated as MLLDGRVAIVTGAGSPQGIGYGVARRFAREGARVALLDRSPRSAQQLEHELGPDAMAVIADVRDEAACAAAIAEVVARWGRLDVLVNNAGVVQARRTRDISRDDYDLVMDVNLRGTLHMSQQALAHMGPGGSIVCIASIAAQRGGGLMGGPHYAASKGGVLALVKSMAREFGPAGIRVNAVNPGVILTGITAGAYEGERGASVISTIPLARLGTPDDVAGACLFLASDLAGYVTGASVDVNGGMHMH; from the coding sequence ATGTTGCTGGACGGCAGGGTGGCCATCGTCACGGGCGCGGGCAGCCCGCAGGGGATCGGCTATGGGGTGGCGCGCCGCTTCGCACGGGAGGGGGCGCGGGTGGCACTGCTCGATCGCTCGCCCAGATCGGCACAGCAGTTGGAGCACGAGCTGGGACCTGACGCCATGGCGGTGATCGCCGACGTGCGCGACGAGGCCGCCTGCGCCGCCGCCATCGCCGAGGTGGTGGCCCGCTGGGGGCGGCTCGACGTGCTCGTGAACAACGCCGGCGTGGTGCAGGCCCGCCGGACGCGCGACATCTCCCGCGACGACTACGACCTCGTCATGGACGTGAACCTGCGCGGCACGCTCCACATGTCCCAGCAGGCGCTGGCGCACATGGGGCCGGGCGGCTCCATCGTCTGCATCGCCTCCATCGCCGCGCAGCGCGGCGGCGGGCTCATGGGCGGGCCGCACTATGCCGCCTCGAAGGGCGGTGTGCTGGCGCTGGTGAAGTCCATGGCGCGCGAGTTCGGCCCGGCCGGAATCCGTGTGAATGCCGTCAATCCGGGCGTCATTCTCACCGGCATAACCGCGGGCGCCTATGAGGGCGAGCGCGGCGCGAGTGTCATCTCCACCATTCCGCTCGCCCGGCTCGGCACGCCGGACGACGTGGCCGGCGCGTGCCTGTTCCTGGCCTCGGACCTGGCCGGCTACGTCACCGGCGCGTCGGTGGATGTGAATGGCGGCATGCACATGCACTGA
- a CDS encoding SDR family NAD(P)-dependent oxidoreductase: MKARAPYDLSGMRILLTGAAGGIGQATAQLCARLGAEMVLTDVAPAPGLAEDLPRDHGQAHSYAACDVRNRAAVEALCASVGALDAAVLNAGIFPQEQWLADDWDDLFHEVMAVNVAGPAHFARALVPAMKARGNGRIVLLGSVAAHTGGTYAHSPVSYAASKGAIHTFVRWLARRAAPEVLVNAVAPGSTLTRMVATADPRALEAMPVPRFGRPEEIAWPIAFLCSPGASFVCGAILDVNGGAYMG; encoded by the coding sequence GTGAAGGCCCGTGCCCCCTACGACCTCTCCGGCATGCGCATCCTGCTCACCGGCGCTGCCGGCGGCATCGGTCAGGCGACGGCGCAGCTGTGTGCGCGTCTTGGCGCCGAAATGGTGCTGACCGACGTCGCGCCCGCTCCCGGCCTCGCCGAAGACCTGCCTCGCGATCATGGTCAGGCCCACAGCTACGCGGCCTGCGACGTGCGCAACCGCGCTGCCGTTGAGGCGCTCTGCGCATCCGTGGGCGCACTCGACGCCGCCGTGCTGAACGCCGGCATCTTTCCGCAGGAGCAGTGGCTCGCCGACGATTGGGACGACCTCTTCCACGAGGTGATGGCGGTGAATGTGGCTGGGCCGGCGCATTTTGCCCGCGCGCTCGTTCCGGCCATGAAGGCGCGCGGCAACGGCCGCATCGTGCTTTTGGGCTCGGTGGCGGCCCACACCGGCGGCACCTACGCTCATTCTCCCGTGAGCTATGCGGCCTCCAAGGGCGCGATCCACACCTTCGTGCGATGGCTGGCGCGGCGTGCGGCGCCGGAGGTGCTGGTGAACGCGGTGGCGCCCGGATCCACCCTCACGCGCATGGTGGCAACTGCCGATCCCAGGGCGCTGGAGGCCATGCCCGTGCCGCGATTCGGCCGGCCCGAGGAGATTGCCTGGCCGATCGCCTTTCTCTGCTCCCCTGGCGCGAGCTTCGTGTGCGGCGCCATTCTGGACGTGAACGGCGGCGCCTACATGGGCTGA
- a CDS encoding ABC transporter substrate-binding protein has translation MKRMLARAAVALAVGGFSLAATSAARAQFSDGVIRIGVLNDQNGIYADMAGPGSVAAAKIAVEQIGGKIGNTPIEIIVGDHQNKPDIGLNIARKWLDVDGVDMIADIPNSSISLALVQLVKEKNKVAVIATSNSNRLTGDSCTPNHVHWTLDNYALAKSTATEVLKSGGSSWYFVTVDYAFGHDMEREAGQIVKNAGGTVVGSVRHPLGSSDLSSFLLQAQASGAKVIGFANSGADFTNSMKQSAEFGITQGKQKLAALAVYLTDIKSLGLTSGQGLYLSEPFYWDLNDQTRAFAKKFSEKMNGAMPTSFQAGVYSGVLHYLKALQALNSDADGRTIVAKMKELPTDDLAFGKGYVRADGRKIHPMYLFKVKSPDESKGPWDLYAKIGETPAEQAFKPLEAGGCALVKQN, from the coding sequence ATGAAGCGCATGTTGGCCCGCGCCGCCGTTGCCCTGGCGGTGGGCGGTTTCTCGCTCGCGGCGACATCCGCCGCGCGGGCGCAGTTCAGCGATGGCGTGATCCGCATCGGCGTGCTGAACGACCAGAACGGCATTTACGCCGACATGGCCGGCCCCGGCTCCGTCGCGGCGGCCAAGATCGCGGTGGAGCAGATCGGCGGCAAGATTGGCAACACGCCCATCGAGATCATCGTCGGCGACCACCAGAACAAGCCGGACATCGGCCTCAACATCGCGCGCAAGTGGCTGGACGTGGACGGCGTCGACATGATCGCCGACATCCCCAATTCCTCCATCTCCCTGGCGCTCGTCCAGCTGGTGAAGGAAAAGAACAAGGTGGCCGTCATCGCCACTTCCAACAGCAACCGGCTGACCGGCGATTCGTGCACGCCCAACCATGTCCACTGGACGCTCGACAATTACGCCCTCGCCAAGAGCACGGCGACGGAAGTGCTGAAGTCCGGCGGCAGCAGCTGGTATTTCGTGACGGTGGACTATGCGTTCGGCCATGACATGGAGCGCGAGGCGGGACAGATCGTGAAGAATGCCGGCGGCACCGTGGTCGGCTCCGTCCGCCATCCGCTCGGCTCGTCGGACCTCTCCTCCTTCCTGCTGCAGGCCCAGGCTTCCGGCGCCAAGGTGATCGGCTTTGCCAATTCGGGCGCCGATTTCACCAATTCCATGAAGCAGTCGGCGGAATTCGGCATAACCCAGGGCAAGCAGAAGCTTGCGGCGCTGGCGGTCTACCTGACGGATATCAAGTCGCTCGGCCTCACGAGCGGGCAGGGGCTCTATCTCAGCGAGCCGTTCTACTGGGATCTCAATGACCAGACACGCGCCTTCGCCAAGAAGTTCTCGGAGAAAATGAACGGTGCCATGCCCACCTCCTTCCAGGCGGGCGTCTACTCCGGCGTGCTCCACTATCTCAAGGCGCTCCAGGCCCTCAACAGCGACGCGGACGGCCGCACCATTGTTGCCAAGATGAAGGAGCTGCCCACCGACGACCTCGCCTTCGGTAAGGGCTACGTCCGGGCGGATGGCCGCAAGATTCACCCCATGTACCTGTTCAAGGTGAAGAGCCCGGACGAATCCAAGGGTCCGTGGGATCTCTACGCCAAGATCGGCGAAACGCCCGCCGAGCAGGCCTTCAAGCCGCTTGAGGCCGGCGGCTGCGCCCTGGTGAAGCAGAACTGA
- a CDS encoding branched-chain amino acid ABC transporter permease codes for MIIHILNGFVYGGLLYLVAIGLVLIFGLRQVVNFAHGSLFMLGAYVGYAATAVAGFWAGVVVATLVLAALGLLLDRAVFRPLQDQDPIVTLLVTFGLLLVLEDLVRTVWGKDTLTIAMPDLLSGTVRIAGEDFPVYRLFVILVAAGMGAGLTLWLKRSRIGLYVRAFASDPLTTGTQGVDTERVSAAVVALGAGFAGLAGIIAGPLLALSPAMGGSILIESFIVVVVGGFGSFSGAFVAALVIGQLQNLGIVFIPSFATMIPFLLRMLILLWRPLGLTGRAA; via the coding sequence TTGATCATCCATATCCTCAATGGCTTCGTCTACGGGGGCCTGCTCTATCTGGTCGCCATCGGGCTCGTGCTCATTTTCGGGCTCCGGCAGGTGGTGAATTTCGCCCACGGCAGCCTCTTCATGCTGGGGGCCTATGTGGGCTACGCCGCCACCGCCGTGGCCGGATTCTGGGCTGGCGTTGTGGTGGCGACGCTGGTGCTCGCAGCGCTCGGCCTGCTCCTCGACCGCGCGGTGTTCCGCCCACTGCAGGACCAGGATCCCATCGTCACCCTGCTCGTGACTTTCGGCCTCCTGCTGGTGCTGGAGGATCTGGTGCGCACGGTCTGGGGCAAGGACACGCTGACCATCGCCATGCCGGACCTGCTGAGCGGCACGGTGCGCATCGCCGGCGAGGATTTCCCGGTCTACCGCCTGTTCGTGATCCTGGTCGCGGCGGGCATGGGGGCGGGGCTCACACTGTGGCTCAAGCGCAGCCGCATCGGCCTCTATGTGCGGGCCTTCGCCTCCGATCCCCTGACCACGGGCACGCAGGGCGTTGACACCGAGCGCGTCAGCGCCGCCGTGGTCGCGCTGGGCGCGGGCTTCGCGGGGCTCGCCGGCATCATCGCAGGTCCCCTCCTCGCCCTCTCGCCGGCCATGGGCGGGTCCATCCTCATCGAGAGCTTCATCGTGGTGGTGGTGGGCGGCTTCGGCAGCTTCTCCGGCGCGTTCGTGGCGGCCCTCGTGATCGGCCAGCTCCAGAACCTCGGCATCGTCTTCATCCCGTCCTTCGCCACGATGATCCCCTTCCTGCTGAGGATGCTCATCCTCTTGTGGCGTCCCCTCGGCCTCACGGGGAGGGCGGCATGA
- a CDS encoding SDR family NAD(P)-dependent oxidoreductase: MLQGKVALITGAGIGIGRCAAELFARNGARIVVAEINEEAGRETAERIQAQGGEALFVRTDVTDAAGVEAAVAAGVAHYGRLEVIYNNAGGSTTRDSDVTRAPDDEFWRAMTLDLHGTWLVSRFGIPELIKAGGGAVVNAASVVALMGWPGKDAYTAAKGAVAALTRSMAVEFAPHNIRVNAVAPGVTRTPRVVAQLEQLETTQRLTAAHLLGMVEPLHVAQAALFLASEASGRTTGHVLPVDSGLSIS; the protein is encoded by the coding sequence ATGCTGCAAGGAAAGGTCGCCCTCATCACGGGGGCCGGCATCGGGATCGGCCGCTGTGCGGCGGAGCTGTTCGCCCGCAACGGCGCCCGCATCGTCGTGGCCGAGATCAACGAGGAGGCGGGCCGGGAAACAGCCGAGCGCATCCAGGCCCAGGGCGGCGAAGCTCTCTTTGTGCGGACCGACGTGACCGACGCGGCCGGCGTCGAGGCGGCGGTGGCGGCCGGCGTCGCGCACTATGGCCGGTTGGAGGTGATCTACAACAATGCCGGCGGCTCCACGACCCGGGACAGCGATGTCACCCGCGCGCCGGACGACGAATTCTGGCGGGCCATGACGCTCGATCTGCACGGCACCTGGCTCGTCAGCCGCTTCGGCATTCCCGAGCTTATCAAGGCCGGTGGCGGGGCGGTGGTGAACGCGGCCTCGGTGGTGGCCCTCATGGGGTGGCCGGGCAAGGATGCCTACACCGCAGCCAAGGGGGCCGTCGCCGCGCTCACCCGCTCCATGGCGGTGGAGTTCGCGCCCCACAACATCCGCGTGAACGCGGTCGCGCCGGGGGTCACCCGCACGCCCCGCGTGGTGGCGCAACTGGAGCAGCTTGAGACCACCCAGCGCCTCACCGCCGCCCACCTGCTGGGCATGGTCGAGCCGCTGCATGTGGCGCAGGCGGCGCTGTTCCTCGCGTCCGAGGCTTCCGGCCGGACCACCGGGCATGTGCTGCCCGTGGATAGCGGCCTCTCCATCTCCTGA
- a CDS encoding IclR family transcriptional regulator: MSSLDKMLKVLDLFGEDRMSIQLEDVQAAGASRATAYRYIQSLCDSGLLAPTTGGSYVLGPRIIELDRLVRRADPLLTRAGAPMRDVSARLGINVMLCSYYGDKVMCADIVWPERSVPEYYERGRPMPMFRGAMAKTILAHLTPYQLRNIMLWHGELVREAGLGENWEQFRSNMSRLRRDGYCVTRGEVIPDLVGIGAPVFDAEKRILGSVVFAVREARFESDGKEDLVGEIKDLAARITSAIAGEAGDRPAQRAARPRRIRTPSPEDASPVD, encoded by the coding sequence ATGAGCAGTCTCGACAAGATGCTGAAGGTTCTCGACCTTTTCGGCGAGGACCGCATGAGCATCCAGCTCGAGGACGTCCAGGCGGCCGGCGCCTCCCGCGCCACCGCCTATCGCTATATCCAGTCGCTGTGCGATTCGGGGCTGCTCGCCCCGACCACGGGCGGCAGCTACGTGCTCGGCCCGCGCATCATTGAGCTCGACCGCCTCGTGCGCCGCGCCGACCCGCTGCTGACCCGCGCCGGCGCCCCCATGCGGGACGTGAGCGCGCGCCTCGGCATCAATGTGATGCTGTGCAGCTATTACGGCGACAAGGTCATGTGCGCGGATATCGTCTGGCCAGAGCGCTCAGTGCCGGAATATTACGAGCGCGGCCGGCCCATGCCCATGTTCCGCGGCGCCATGGCGAAGACCATCCTTGCCCATCTGACCCCCTACCAGCTGCGCAACATCATGCTGTGGCACGGCGAATTGGTGCGGGAGGCGGGGCTCGGCGAGAACTGGGAGCAGTTCCGCTCCAATATGTCCCGCCTGCGCCGCGACGGATATTGCGTCACGCGGGGCGAGGTGATCCCGGATCTCGTGGGCATCGGCGCGCCGGTGTTCGATGCGGAGAAGCGCATCCTCGGCAGCGTGGTGTTCGCGGTGCGTGAGGCGCGTTTCGAGAGCGACGGCAAGGAAGACCTGGTGGGCGAGATCAAGGATCTGGCCGCCCGCATCACCAGTGCCATCGCCGGAGAGGCCGGAGACCGGCCGGCGCAGCGGGCGGCGCGCCCCCGCAGGATCCGTACCCCGTCCCCCGAGGATGCCTCGCCCGTCGACTGA
- a CDS encoding SDR family NAD(P)-dependent oxidoreductase, which produces MRELEGRVAVVTGGARGQGAAEARRLGREGAAVMVCDVLAPEGEAFAAELAAEGIEARFRALDVTDAADWSQAIAAVRDWKGRLDILVNNAGIINRTTVSATEPEAWERVLKVNLTGAFLGIRAAVPLMEETGGGSIVNISSNSAFSGHYDPAYTASKWGLRGLTRSAAMEYAARGIRVNAVCPGLVVTALNAASPHLQPMIGMTPMGRSGTPEEIAELVLFLASDRSAFITGEDFVIDGGFTAGASYRRVAVETGII; this is translated from the coding sequence ATGAGGGAACTGGAGGGGCGCGTTGCCGTCGTCACCGGCGGGGCGCGAGGCCAGGGCGCGGCGGAGGCGCGACGCCTGGGCCGCGAGGGGGCGGCGGTGATGGTGTGCGACGTGCTCGCACCGGAGGGCGAAGCTTTCGCGGCTGAGCTTGCCGCAGAGGGGATCGAGGCCCGCTTCCGCGCGCTCGACGTGACCGACGCGGCCGACTGGTCTCAGGCCATCGCGGCGGTGCGCGACTGGAAAGGGCGGCTCGACATCCTCGTCAACAACGCCGGCATCATCAACCGCACAACGGTCTCCGCCACCGAGCCGGAGGCGTGGGAGCGCGTTCTCAAGGTCAACCTCACCGGCGCCTTCCTCGGTATCCGGGCAGCGGTGCCGCTGATGGAGGAGACCGGCGGCGGGAGCATCGTCAACATTTCTTCGAACAGCGCCTTTTCCGGCCATTACGACCCGGCCTACACGGCGAGCAAATGGGGGCTGCGCGGCCTCACCCGCAGCGCCGCCATGGAATATGCCGCGCGCGGCATCCGCGTGAACGCCGTATGCCCGGGCCTGGTGGTGACGGCCCTCAACGCCGCGAGCCCGCATCTCCAGCCCATGATCGGCATGACGCCCATGGGCCGCAGCGGCACACCGGAAGAGATCGCCGAGCTGGTACTGTTCCTCGCCTCCGACCGCTCCGCCTTCATCACGGGCGAGGATTTCGTGATCGACGGCGGCTTCACCGCCGGCGCCAGCTATCGGCGTGTGGCCGTGGAAACCGGCATCATCTGA
- a CDS encoding ABC transporter ATP-binding protein gives MTLLGFEAVDAFYGRAQVLRGVSIAIGKGERVGLLGRNGVGKTTVVNALQGIAQVGRGAVVMAGQPAPRIRHYSAARAGISVVPQGRRIIPALSVRENLLLGAAVARPGPWTLARVFDLFPVLKERQHSPGTALSGGQQQMLAIGRALMANPDLLVLDEPSEGLAPVIVDELAEVFVRLADEGTSLLLIEQHISLIRRVVERYHIMAKGMIVDSGPLAQLTTEKLKQHVAV, from the coding sequence ATGACCTTGCTCGGCTTCGAGGCGGTGGACGCCTTCTATGGTCGCGCCCAGGTGTTGAGGGGCGTCAGCATCGCCATCGGCAAGGGCGAGCGCGTGGGGCTGCTCGGACGCAACGGCGTCGGCAAGACCACGGTGGTCAACGCCCTGCAGGGCATCGCCCAGGTGGGCCGAGGGGCGGTGGTGATGGCCGGGCAGCCGGCGCCGCGCATCCGCCACTACAGCGCCGCCCGGGCCGGAATCTCCGTGGTGCCGCAGGGCAGGCGCATCATCCCCGCGCTGAGCGTGCGGGAGAACCTTCTGCTCGGCGCCGCCGTCGCACGGCCCGGTCCCTGGACGCTGGCGCGGGTGTTCGACCTGTTCCCGGTGCTGAAGGAACGTCAGCACAGCCCCGGCACGGCCCTAAGCGGCGGCCAGCAGCAGATGCTCGCCATTGGCCGTGCGCTGATGGCCAATCCCGATCTCCTTGTGCTGGACGAGCCCTCCGAGGGGCTGGCGCCGGTGATCGTGGATGAACTGGCGGAGGTCTTCGTGCGCCTCGCCGACGAGGGCACCAGCCTGCTCCTCATCGAGCAGCACATCAGCCTCATCCGGCGCGTGGTGGAAAGGTACCACATCATGGCCAAGGGCATGATCGTGGACAGCGGACCGTTGGCCCAGCTGACGACCGAAAAGCTCAAGCAACACGTCGCCGTCTGA
- a CDS encoding ABC transporter ATP-binding protein gives MSVPAIEGRALSRTYGGFRALDGVDLTVARGEVRGIIGPNGAGKSTLMDVLTGRAATRSGMVLLGGRDISALAPRARQRAGLARSFQKTNVFLDLTVGEQIRLAGRCATLDNGEEVLVALGLAEIAHRPAADISYGDRRRLDLALALVGRPQVLLLDEPAAGLTVEESLSMAGLLKHLARRWQVTVLLVEHDMEVVFGICDRITVLHLGRLLAEGTPDEIRSDPRVISAYLGTAA, from the coding sequence ATGAGTGTGCCGGCCATCGAGGGGCGTGCTCTCTCCCGCACCTACGGCGGGTTCCGCGCGCTGGACGGCGTCGACCTCACGGTGGCGCGCGGCGAGGTGCGGGGCATCATCGGCCCGAACGGGGCGGGCAAGTCCACGCTCATGGACGTGCTCACCGGCCGTGCCGCCACGCGCAGTGGAATGGTGTTGCTGGGGGGGCGGGACATCAGCGCGCTGGCGCCCCGCGCCCGCCAGCGCGCCGGCCTCGCCCGGTCGTTCCAGAAGACCAACGTCTTCCTCGACCTCACCGTCGGAGAGCAGATCCGCCTCGCCGGTCGCTGCGCAACGCTCGACAACGGCGAGGAGGTGCTGGTGGCGCTGGGCCTCGCCGAGATCGCCCACCGTCCCGCCGCCGACATTTCCTATGGCGATCGGCGCCGGCTGGATCTCGCTTTGGCGCTGGTGGGCCGCCCGCAGGTGCTGCTGCTCGACGAGCCGGCGGCCGGCCTCACGGTTGAGGAATCCCTCTCCATGGCCGGCCTGCTGAAGCATCTCGCCCGGCGTTGGCAGGTGACGGTGCTGCTGGTCGAGCACGACATGGAGGTGGTGTTCGGCATCTGCGACCGCATCACCGTGCTCCACCTCGGCCGCCTGCTCGCAGAAGGCACGCCGGATGAAATCCGGTCCGATCCGCGGGTCATCTCCGCCTATCTGGGGACTGCCGCATGA